One genomic window of Sardina pilchardus chromosome 15, fSarPil1.1, whole genome shotgun sequence includes the following:
- the LOC134102335 gene encoding 5-hydroxytryptamine receptor 3C-like — MPIKAVVYGIVLQALFLESGVTLNCSEPTTESLFIAFNSSIFKLAAIRPVNNLSTITNVSISFTLYGILGVKWKIEFLSWDPVECGNSFITLPRSKFWVPDIVIDEFVDENNAPQTYYVTVRSTGEVQDALPVEVISSCNLDIFKFPFDTQNCSYTFNSWIHHTDEIQLSYDKQVEEMVNQSRAVMATEGEWEFMGMTAYKHTLVNFDESSRDQITYFIALRRQPTMYVVNLIIPSCFLITLDLFSFILPP; from the exons ATGCCTATCAAAGCCGTGGTCTATGGCATAGTTCTTCAAG CTCTGTTTCTGGAGTCTGGGGTGACGTTAAACTGCTCTGAGCCAACCACCGAGTCCCTGTTTATTGCCTTCAACTCAAGCATATTCAAGCTGGCGGCCATACGGCCCGTCAACAACCTGAGCACCATCACTAATGTCAGCATATCATTCACCCTCTACGGCATTCTGGGAGTG AAATGGAAAATAGAGTTTTTGAGTTGGGACCCAGTCGAGTGTGGGAACTCCTTCATCACCCTACCAAGGTCGAAGTTCTGGGTGCCCGATATCGTCATTGATGAATT TGTGGATGAGAACAACGCCCCGCAGACTTACTATGTGACTGTGAGGTCCACTGGGGAGGTGCAGGATGCTTTGCCAGTGGAGGTCATCAGTTCTTGCAATCTGGACATCTTCAAGTTCCCCTTCGACACACAGAACTGCTCCTACACCTTCAACTCCTGGATACACCATA CTGATGAGATCCAGCTGTCGTATGACAagcaggtggaggagatggtgaACCAGTCCAGAGCTGTGATGGCCACAGAGGGCGAGTGGGAGTTCATGGGCATGACGGCCTACAAGCACACATTAGTCAACTTTGACGAGAGCTCACGCGATCAGATCACCTACTTT atTGCCCTCAGACGGCAGCCTACTATGTACGTGGTGAATCTGATCATCCCCAGCTGCTTCCTCATCACTCTGGACCTGTTCAGCTTCATTCTGCCCCCA